A genomic stretch from Solanum stenotomum isolate F172 chromosome 8, ASM1918654v1, whole genome shotgun sequence includes:
- the LOC125874105 gene encoding protein FAR1-RELATED SEQUENCE 5 produces the protein MDFVVDDHVSGDEEEGTVVELRTVDENLIGGSSSEEALHQVHDVKVDEDLPEREDLLLEEAQSLNNSTSDEPFVGLEFESEAAAHAFYNAYATRVGFIIRVSKLSRSRRDGSAIGRALVCNKEGFRMPDKREKIVRQRAETRVGCRAMILVRKISSGKWVVTKFVKEHSHPLCPGKGRRDLIYDQYPNEHDKIRELSQQLAAEKKRSATYKRHLEMIFEHIEEHNQSLSKKIQDIVHNVRELESRDQHHHR, from the exons A TGGACTTTGTGGTTGATGATCACGTCAGTGGTGATGAGGAAGAGGGCACAGTTGTGGAACTCAGAACAGTAGATGAAAATTTGATTGGAGGAAGTTCCAGTGAGGAGGCACTTCATCAGGTGCATGATGTCAAGGTGGATGAAGACCTTCCTGAAAGGGAAGACCTTTTATTAGAAGAAGCACAATCTCTAAATAATTCAACTTCAGATGAACCTTTCGTTGGCCTGGAGTTTGAATCTGAAGCTGCAGCACATGCATTTTATAATGCATATGCAACAAGGGTGGGTTTTATCATCCGGGTTAGCAAGCTTTCGCGATCTAGGCGCGATGGCTCCGCCATTGGTCGAGCGCTTGTTTGCAACAAGGAGGGTTTTAGAATGCCTGATAAGCGGGAAAAGATTGTACGACAGCGAGCAGAGACTAGGGTTGGTTGCAGAGCAATGATATTAGTTAGAAAAATAAGCTCTGGAAAATGGGTTGTCACAAAATTTGTCAAGGAGCACTCTCATCCATTGTGCCCAGGCAAAGGTCGTAGGGACTTGATCTATGATCAATATCCG AATGAGCATGACAAAATCCGGGAGCTATCTCAACAACTGGCAGCTGAGAAAAAGCGATCTGCAACATATAAGAGGCATTTGGAAATGATATTCGAGCACATTGAGGAGCACAATCAATCTTTGTCCAAGAAGATCCAAGATATTGTACACAATGTAAGGGAGTTGGAGTCCAGAGATCAACATCATCATAGATAG